The Benincasa hispida cultivar B227 chromosome 11, ASM972705v1, whole genome shotgun sequence genome has a segment encoding these proteins:
- the LOC120090255 gene encoding uncharacterized protein LOC120090255: MASPIRYSAIDDKDFDDAALWAVIDSAAAAATSSSSSSKSRKSLALNCINKSNPSPPPKFPKSPKTPYQAQRNSRVFVEGEVVQEPWVFQPPRKIVKTCASDVSENSPLAVVCNNALRTPPVPVYLSPEAYLSPQIASGSEGSPAFSRSGVNEEREMARHSLSGQFPSVSLFKEYQNAAMAILEKSDFTMIAGNPFIKKSGWRKISFYFNLSFEIKDKTIEFDENRNVQRAEFVVRAYMQGGRFCDGWGSCERREKRFIKPNHDIPSTAETRAKNKACQDLLGIGEYRPGACQAQK; the protein is encoded by the exons ATGGCGTCTCCAATCAGGTACTCTGCAATCGACGACAAAGATTTCGACGATGCGGCTTTGTGGGCTGTAATCGACTCTGCTGCTGCAGCTGCGACTTCTTCTTCCTCGTCCTCCAAATCTCGTAAGTCTCTAGCACTTAATTGCATCAATAAATCAAACCCTTCCCCGCCGCCAAAATTCCCGAAAAGCCCTAAAACTCCATACCAGGCACAGAGGAATTCTAGGGTTTTCGTAGAGGGTGAAGTGGTGCAAGAGCCTTGGGTGTTTCAACCTCCTCGGAAAATTGTGAAAACATGTGCATCGGATGTTAGTGAGAACAGTCCTCTTGCAGTTGTCTGTAACAACGCGCTACGGACTCCACCTGTTCCGGTATATTTGTCTCCTGAAGCGTACTTGTCGCCGCAAATTGCTTCTGGTTCTGAAGGTTCTCCAGCTTTTAGTAGAAGTGGGGTGAACGAGGAAAGGGAAATGGCAAGGCATAGCCTCTCTGGGCAGTTTCCTTCAGTCTCCCTCTTTAAGGAGTATCAAAATGCGGCAATGGCG ATTTTAGAGAAATCAGACTTTACCATGATTGCTGGGAACCCTTTCATAAAAAAATCAG GATGGAGGAAGATATCATTTTATTTCAATCTCTCTTTTGAAATTAAGGACAAGACAATTGAATTTGACGAGAACCGCAACGTCCAGCGTGCTGAATTTGTTGTTCGAGCGTATATGCA AGGTGGTAGATTTTGTGATGGATGGGGCTCATGTGAACGACGTGAGAAGAGATTTATAAAGCCAAATCATGATATTCCTAGCACAGCAGAAACCAGGGCAAAGAATAAGGCATGCCAA GACCTTCTTGGCATTGGAGAATATCGACCTGGTGCATGCCAGGCGCAAAAGTAA
- the LOC120090965 gene encoding uncharacterized protein LOC120090965 isoform X2 → MLSDSTMAQQKDGWPLGLRLMNDRMAENHDLSASVSFNTLRTHSPSSFTDSSSDLDTESTASFYHDKSITLGSLIGVSSIFELSQRSTEGNKVEILEDKKKYKSKPWLFSLSLCIKLRPDAVSLSSSPSLEHSLEAERKTTRNHRIHNPTLYGPNDYSPIRPVSETNALFSSEQVAPVSFALAGKEESRRSDGELVQGRLTYHNHR, encoded by the exons ATGCTTTCAGATTCAACTATGGCTCAGCAG AAAGATGGATGGCCATTAGGCTTGCGGCTTATGAATGATAGAATGGCGGAAAATCATGATCTCTCTGCGTCGGTTTCTTTCAATACTTTGCGTACTCATTCTCCCAGTTCCTTCACCGACTCTTCCTCAGATCTTGATACAGAG TCAACTGCATCATTCTACCACGACAAGAGCATCACGCTCGGAAGTCTCATTGGAGTCTCAAGCATTTTCGAGCTATCACAAAGATCAACGGAAGGCAACAAGGTGGAAATACTCGAAGACAAAAAGAAGTACAAGTCCAAGCCATGgttattttctttatctttatgCATTAAACTCCGCCCTGATGCTGTGAGCTTGAGCAGCTCTCCTTCACTTGAGCACTCTCTTGAAGCAGAAAGAAAAACTACACGAAATCACAGGATTCACAACCCGACCCTTTATGGACCCAATGATTACTCACCTATTCGTCCTGTTTCTGAAACAAATGCTTTGTTTTCCAGTGAACAAGTTGCTCCTGTGTCATTCGCACTGGCGGGCAAAGAAGAAAGCAGAAGATCAGATGGAGAACTTGTTCAAG GGAGACTTACTTACCATAATCATCGTTGA
- the LOC120090965 gene encoding uncharacterized protein LOC120090965 isoform X3 yields MLSDSTMAQQKDGWPLGLRLMNDRMAENHDLSASVSFNTLRTHSPSSFTDSSSDLDTESTASFYHDKSITLGSLIGVSSIFELSQRSTEGNKVEILEDKKKYKSKPCEQVAPVSFALAGKEESRRSDGELVQASWKNDACQMLYGHLFHPTISFVGRLTYHNHR; encoded by the exons ATGCTTTCAGATTCAACTATGGCTCAGCAG AAAGATGGATGGCCATTAGGCTTGCGGCTTATGAATGATAGAATGGCGGAAAATCATGATCTCTCTGCGTCGGTTTCTTTCAATACTTTGCGTACTCATTCTCCCAGTTCCTTCACCGACTCTTCCTCAGATCTTGATACAGAG TCAACTGCATCATTCTACCACGACAAGAGCATCACGCTCGGAAGTCTCATTGGAGTCTCAAGCATTTTCGAGCTATCACAAAGATCAACGGAAGGCAACAAGGTGGAAATACTCGAAGACAAAAAGAAGTACAAGTCCAAGCCATG TGAACAAGTTGCTCCTGTGTCATTCGCACTGGCGGGCAAAGAAGAAAGCAGAAGATCAGATGGAGAACTTGTTCAAG CTTCATGGAAAAATGATGCATGTCAAATGTTATATGGTCATTTGTTTCATCCTACCATTTCATTTGTAGGGAGACTTACTTACCATAATCATCGTTGA
- the LOC120090965 gene encoding uncharacterized protein LOC120090965 isoform X1, protein MLSDSTMAQQKDGWPLGLRLMNDRMAENHDLSASVSFNTLRTHSPSSFTDSSSDLDTESTASFYHDKSITLGSLIGVSSIFELSQRSTEGNKVEILEDKKKYKSKPWLFSLSLCIKLRPDAVSLSSSPSLEHSLEAERKTTRNHRIHNPTLYGPNDYSPIRPVSETNALFSSEQVAPVSFALAGKEESRRSDGELVQASWKNDACQMLYGHLFHPTISFVGRLTYHNHR, encoded by the exons ATGCTTTCAGATTCAACTATGGCTCAGCAG AAAGATGGATGGCCATTAGGCTTGCGGCTTATGAATGATAGAATGGCGGAAAATCATGATCTCTCTGCGTCGGTTTCTTTCAATACTTTGCGTACTCATTCTCCCAGTTCCTTCACCGACTCTTCCTCAGATCTTGATACAGAG TCAACTGCATCATTCTACCACGACAAGAGCATCACGCTCGGAAGTCTCATTGGAGTCTCAAGCATTTTCGAGCTATCACAAAGATCAACGGAAGGCAACAAGGTGGAAATACTCGAAGACAAAAAGAAGTACAAGTCCAAGCCATGgttattttctttatctttatgCATTAAACTCCGCCCTGATGCTGTGAGCTTGAGCAGCTCTCCTTCACTTGAGCACTCTCTTGAAGCAGAAAGAAAAACTACACGAAATCACAGGATTCACAACCCGACCCTTTATGGACCCAATGATTACTCACCTATTCGTCCTGTTTCTGAAACAAATGCTTTGTTTTCCAGTGAACAAGTTGCTCCTGTGTCATTCGCACTGGCGGGCAAAGAAGAAAGCAGAAGATCAGATGGAGAACTTGTTCAAG CTTCATGGAAAAATGATGCATGTCAAATGTTATATGGTCATTTGTTTCATCCTACCATTTCATTTGTAGGGAGACTTACTTACCATAATCATCGTTGA
- the LOC120090965 gene encoding uncharacterized protein LOC120090965 isoform X4, whose amino-acid sequence MLSDSTMAQQKDGWPLGLRLMNDRMAENHDLSASVSFNTLRTHSPSSFTDSSSDLDTESTASFYHDKSITLGSLIGVSSIFELSQRSTEGNKVEILEDKKKYKSKPCEQVAPVSFALAGKEESRRSDGELVQGRLTYHNHR is encoded by the exons ATGCTTTCAGATTCAACTATGGCTCAGCAG AAAGATGGATGGCCATTAGGCTTGCGGCTTATGAATGATAGAATGGCGGAAAATCATGATCTCTCTGCGTCGGTTTCTTTCAATACTTTGCGTACTCATTCTCCCAGTTCCTTCACCGACTCTTCCTCAGATCTTGATACAGAG TCAACTGCATCATTCTACCACGACAAGAGCATCACGCTCGGAAGTCTCATTGGAGTCTCAAGCATTTTCGAGCTATCACAAAGATCAACGGAAGGCAACAAGGTGGAAATACTCGAAGACAAAAAGAAGTACAAGTCCAAGCCATG TGAACAAGTTGCTCCTGTGTCATTCGCACTGGCGGGCAAAGAAGAAAGCAGAAGATCAGATGGAGAACTTGTTCAAG GGAGACTTACTTACCATAATCATCGTTGA